A window of Triplophysa dalaica isolate WHDGS20190420 chromosome 12, ASM1584641v1, whole genome shotgun sequence genomic DNA:
TTTGGACCAGTTTTTGCCGTTCATCTCCTTGCCGGCGGCTCGCGTGTCTCCGTGAATGGCGAAGCGGCGGAACGACTCCTCCAGCGCCGTGATCTCCACCGGGGTTTTGGATCCGGCGCCTCCGTCACTCGTGCCGTTGGAGGTGGTGGAGAGACGCTTGGCCGCGTGTTCTCTAGTCTGCTCGCTGTGCGACCTCATGGGTGAACTGTTGGGTACCGGATGTTTGGCCGTCTGAACCTTAAACTCCTCCATGATGCTGATGAGGACATGAATCTTAAAGATTAATGTCActttatatatgaaatatgattATTATATTATGATATTATCAGAGTGTGAATAATGTGCATAAAAACTACATTTGATTTTGGgtacaagtttatttaaatgacattattttattcaattaaattatttgatttGTGGGGATTCATTTATTCAATTCTCTTGTTTGAGCTTTTCACAGTATTCACTCTTTGTCTGCATCACTGGTCACTCAGTGAAGTGCATCATGGGATATCTTGGTGTGAAGTGTGTATGACAGTGATATGTTCAGCATCTCTCTTCTCACCTTGTTCTGCAGTTCTCTGAGGGTCTGTCGGTGTCAGTCGAGGTCACGTTCTCTCTCGGTTTCTGTATGCAGCTGAAAGCACAATATTAATCTTTAATGATTAACTGTGCGATTAAAGTTCAATAACAGCATCTatagtttcatttttacatgtcAAATCAAAATCAtctacatttactttttattagattaattattctgaataaatcaTAACTGCACATTATCAACATTTTAACTCTTAAATAAATACTTCACAACTCATTattttacactgcaaaaaaatcaatatacaataacaagacaagaaaagtgaccataagatatttatatatagatttaagaatgtttagatatttgtacttcAAAACAAGACGAAGACACTTTTCTGCAGTGTGTATTCAGGCCTTTAGTGACGCAGGAATATAAATCATATCATATATCATAAAACATAGTTCTCTAAACTTCCCTGTTCGTATAAAACTCTCCTAATACTTTATTACAAACCGCAAAACgatcaaataaacattttgtaatgttttgacattttgtttatCATCAAACAGATTCTAGAAAAATTGCGATGCTTCACATAACAAAAGAACAATCCTTAAAACAGTTTGCATTTTTCTAAGTAGTGTTATTTTATCATGTATCATTTCAATTGTAACACATACCTGGTCCCTAGCAACAAGGGATGCACCGAAACTTACATTTTGGCAAATAACGATAACCAATATTTCTTTGACAATGGAACCCAATAACTGATATACAGaatcttaatattaatataaaattccataagactgaaacaaaaggcaaaacaggAACAAATGCTCttatttgaaaacacattacagaaaacaaagtaaccattagttctccaccttaaaatcatgtaccaagcctactttacactagttaaccttcaaacttttctggtatattttttgttgaataaacaaatgatgttcTGTCAGAGCGACccagaaaaatgttcttaaaagcCACAAATCTACCAGGTCTCCatacagaaagcattcagacagcagtctgattcaaactaTTTGCTTTTCTTCCCATAATTTACACATCCATAAATATCTACACACTGTATCTACATCTACAATGTTTTGCTCacagcagtaagtgaatgatcacgacagaaagacagcACTGTACTGGactttaactgtgagcagcgtacagctgaagtggtttaagCCGAGGAAATCATTTACCAGCTATTTTATGGTAATGCTTCAGAGGCTCAGAAGAAATCGTCGAGGAAAGTATTCACTTTGTCAAGTTAATTACTGGGAATTTCGTTACTAGGTATAGAGAGTTTATACAAAAGAATAAAGCTTACGTCATTGTGAAGGATAAGACCCATCCCTTATCCTATATGCCTTTGAGGTAGTGCCATCTGATTGGCTGTATGGTGTTCCCCATTGATGTATGAAAAACAAGTCCAAATAATCTTTCATTCTCCAagcatttacttttaaaaattcTTCTTTTTAACGTTAAATGTTGTTCAGCTGGTTTAATATCTAAAAATGTatcggtaacactttccttgaagcatgtatgcataatgcattataaagagttattaaagggtgaaatgcattataattcttcatgaTGTGTGTTGTattgcattatatgtagttgtaaagaattataaccaatttaaaatgtgtagcgTGAGAAGGAATTTCTAAGTGTATTAatgcatatttaatatataataacaattatttataagtcaatacaatgctttaaaactacttttataatgcattatacatacatgcttcaaggaaagtgttaccaatttatcttttatattattgtttatatatgCCAACTGTGAGTGTTAAATGCCTGTGTGAGTATGTTGCACACTTACTTTCCCTACGGGGATAAATCTAATAAACTGAACTGATTTATCTTCCTCATTTTACTATGAGGCCAATACTGttggtaagttactctgaaaaaagtaatgaattactagttactaatgacatattcaatagtgttattagattactgtacaaatgactctctccaaaaagtatttcattacttattactaatgactttctatatcctacatcaatcttgattagaattgatttaaggatagacatgaaacgtctcttttttttcaatcaaataaatgataaataattacAGAATCACACACGAGATCTCTTTAGtatctcaattgtttctccCAGACAGCAATGCCATGACATGGAGAGCAATCTgggtctcagatatttctccagACCCCGACATCTCACATACGCACCCTGTTCATCCGCCCACAAAACTCCACCCAAAACACTGGTTGCTCACTTCACGCGTCCATCAAACAGACTCTTCCTGTCTAAAGTGGGCAGTCCGGTCCGGAATCAAACCTCCGTCACTCAAAGTCTATCTTTCAAAACATCACGAATGCATTGATCTGTTTATCAACATCAAACTACAGCGCTGTAgtgtaaaaatatcaaataacgCTAACACAAATCATCTAAACGCATGTGTGGATGCTCACCTCCCTGATCCTCCCATGATGCACTTGTCATGTGGTGTTCTTCTGTCAGCTGTGTTATTGGAGACATCATTGTCAAGCACTAAACCGATGGGATGGGATGGGGGTGTCTTCAGTGTTGAGTCACATGACATCAACTCTTTCTTTGCATGCGCTGAATGTGTCACAACACAAGTGACTCCTCGAGTACAGTCAATGTACAAGAGGACCCTTAACATCCACTTGAAGACGCTGTTATTCATGAGCGCTGTGTGTTACATCTCTTGAGCGGAGAAACAAACCTTCATTAATCCCCGTCAATAAAAGCATTCAGCGCTTCAGAGCGACACTGAGCCTCTATTGTGTCCGTCCGACACACACGCCGAGACATCTCCACCAAACACCGCTGTTAACTGCTCTTTCAATAACACTTCAACTACACTCACATTTACTTTTACTCCACTGTCCACTGTTTTACACACAGAGGAAAACTGTACTGAGGTTTTACTTTATTATCTTAGTATGTGAAGTTTTGGTGAGTGCTCTTAAAAgcgagagacacacacaccgaCCACACTCTGTAGTGAAAGTGAGAATATCTGTGTTCTCGTTCAATGAGGGTTTATGACACCATCTGTCTCTCAGAAAGAACACAGCAGACATGTGCAGCTCTATAATGCTGGAGGACAATCTAACGTCATCTCACTTCAGAAACGGAAAGAGAGCGAGATATATatacatagagagagagagagagagattctgaGTGAAGAGAATCTGTGATTGGTGGAACACGTGCTCGTATGCATTCACCTTCAGGTCATTCATTGTGCAGCTCAGATAAAAACTGGAGTATAAAATATAAGATGAAAAAGTTGGTGCTATCTGATGCAGCGggaacagaaagagaaaatgagGTAACAAGAAAACAGGAAGAGAAACACTAAGCAAGAGTAAATGCGGCACATGTGGCGATGATGATGACATGATGTCTAGAACAGACAACGATTCCTAACATTCCCTCACGTCACCCTGAGATGCTCCATAGTTTCACATACACTATAGATCGTTACCATAGATACTGGATGTTGGGATAAAGGCTCCGGCATCCCCCGTGCAGGACAAACGCTATTGAGAATGGatgtatggagggatgttgtgATAAATACAAGTCATCAGAGTTCAGAGATTTTCATGATGCAACACAGAAGTGAGTAATCTGGGTCAAACGCAACAAACGGCCGCCTTCTGTTGCCAAGCGGAACTAATCTGCACACATATGGTCAAAACAACTGTGATAAAACCACAAAATTCTCCAACATTAGCATTTATACTCTCATACACTCGTGAATTACACACGTGATCTAATATGAAATAAACGAACTGGGCACTTTATTCCacacaaaacttaaaataaaaatctaggTCTGTGTGATATACTGAAATGTACATTAAGTTGTAAATTGGTTATGTATGAATCTTACGTTAATTGGTTAAACTTGTaaggttttgtttatttatctattgtttgaggtttgtttgtttgacacCAGACATGCGCAGCTtcacaatgacaaaaataagGCTTTCTATTAGAAGTATGTATACGTACAGACTATATTAACAGTATACAAGCAGCCCATAATGATAACTGcgtatatttatcatatattcctgtatttttatgacattttgcacttgtaaatgtttatgattcACTTGTCCGTACATGATTAAACGATGTTCTTCGGATGTTTATGTAATAGTTAAAACACAGTATGAGGATCACACAGGTCGTTATATAAAGGATGGGAACACCGATCCACGTGATCATTGTTATTGTGCATCTCTTGCAATGAGCTGCAACCCCGCAATCTTGCACGCGACACTAACATCAACACCACCGCGCAATTACGCAACGCGCCACTCAAACTGAAACTAAACGAAGCGACTTCCGCGACGACGCTGGAAATCACAATAAAGCACAAAATCTGCGCGGTTTGTTTGcgatatttaaatgataaacacaTACAGACCCCCGCGAGCCGCTGTGCGACGCGTCAAACGCGCGTCGTGTTGAAATGACGCCAGGAGAAACGCGCGGTTGTGGAGCTCATCTTACCTGAATCTTGTTCCTCTGTCGCGATTAACGTCTAAAACATGTCTGCAAAGGAGACCCACGAGGAAAATGACGCGACGCTCGCTGCGATCCGCGCTTGAATGTGCGCTCCGCTGCTCGCACGCGCTCCAGGACGATGAGATGCGCGCGCGCCCGTGATGTCATTTCTTACTGTACCAGAATGACTGAAtgtgtcaaatataaaaaaggcaaatataaataatgtatttaatgtaaaataaatgcaaactaAACAACAAACTAAAGCTAATTTATAAAGAGAGATTTTGCTAAAAGTTTTGAGTACGAAGAtttcttacatttctttaaaaaaatgtacactgaAGAACAATTTAAATCTGTTCTACAAACAAACTGTTTGTGTGCAATTTTTGTATACAGTTTTTTATAAACGTACTCCATCATctgataaatataaactttacgTTTACATGAATTCCAATTTGACCATATTGAAGGTTATGTGCAGGTAAAAGCAAACCTTGCCGTTGTTTTACTGCTTGTAAAGTAGTACAATAGTTTCCTAacaataaatacacataaatgtgCTTTGGTATGCAGGAACAGATGATGTTCGGTGGTCTGGGTCATCTTTTTCCACTGGGAATATTGTGTTTCCTGTGAGACTGTGATCAAGATTAAAGCTGGAATgctgaaacacaaacatcatctcTGATACTCTCTCTAGAGATCAACTTTCTTCGTAatagaatgaaaataaaatgtaaatcaagTAAAATACAACACTttataatgaaagaaaaagaaaaaactgggGCTACATTCACTCTTCAGACCATTTCGATTAATCCTGACTACAAAACAGCCAGTGAACATCATCACCATTATTGACcgtgaataaacaaataacttaTTTAAGACACAATGACAGTATCACtatggggcaagttgtcacaatTCAACCAACTATTAAACGGTCTACTGTGTGCTTTTCAACATTATATGAACAGTAAAGCCATTATAATGCGCAAAACAATTCAACCCGACATACAAAacaagtgtttgtgtgatcTGTCTTTTGTTTAGAACACTATTGCTGAGCTTGTGACAAGGAACCCGGGTCTCccctaaataataaaacatatttaaccCACACTGTTCCAATATCCCCTGGTGATCCTTCAGTATTCAGCATCTTTAAACGTGAGGTttttaagggacagttcccccaaaaatactAATACAAATCATCACGTGGTGTTAATGATCATAACACATATGAAAGAAACACGagtgttgattttaaaatatataaacaactaCTACAACAAGTGACCTGCATTTCAACTTTgagttattaaataaaactatgCGTCCCCCATATATTACAGAGTTAAATTGTTTTATCAAACAAGATTCAGTCGTGTTGCCGCTCAGCATTGAATATCTTTTCCAGATTGGATTTCCAGTTCACTACCCAGTATACACTGCAGTACACACTGCTTGCAGCATTATTTTGTGATGTATTCTTGAGTAACAATCAACAGCATTTAACTGTGCTTCTCATTACTCTCTGGACATCCATGAGGTCATATCATGCATctttcagccaatcacatgGTCTCTTTTAACCCTAAACACTGAGGGTAAACGGCCTCCGGCTGCGTGTCAGTCATGAGCTGCTGATGAACCACTGTTGTGTCCATGATGGAGCTTCCCAGCGGGTCCTGAACGACAGGAATTCCCTCAACACGCGTCGTACCGCTCTGTCCCGCGCCTTGAGGCTTCTCCACCTCGCTGAGGTTACAGCccacaggaagtgacatcatagGCTCACCTAGCAGCGGGATATAGTTGATGTACATTACACTATGAACTCAGCCACATTAttcatacaataaaatgaatttggGACACATTCACCTGGAATCATTTGTGTTGGTGCCTCTGAGCTGTAGTCTGTGTGTCTTTCTCTTCTGGCTGCCTCcatctgtcattttaataaaacattattgtttttattttattttattttatggattcaTAGAGCTgctttactgttttctacacaCAGTCTACAACAGGATCCTAACATACTGTTTccacaaaaattataaaagtgtAAATGGAAAATGTACACTGACCATCCTGAATTTTTAACTGAGCCttttgcaatgcattatgggattgcatTGTCTATGATGGATACATCACATATGAGAtctctttattttctcaattatttctcctagacatcagtGAGATTGAATGGAGAGAAATGTAAACTCTTGTTTAAGTCTAATGTGAGTCttttgagaaaaagagtcagaaatgttacaaatgtgtgtgtcatCAGAGTTTGAGACGAGATGTTAAagatgtgtcaaactgagctcagatttgacTCGTCTGCAATCacaagtcaatattattgaaaatctcaatatcaacagaaacatttgatatcacatttacacaaatccagatgatttgacctctatgatctacattcatttacacctccagtcttttcatgtgtttacataattacagtttgtttatttttttatttctcacatgttaagagaaacatctgagtcTAAgttgatattaaaatgaaacacaaccaGTGCCGATCCTAGACGTctgggggccctaagcaaacTTATTAGGGGCCCTTtaacaaataatgtaattagATATAGGCCtaaacataactgtaaactataagaaatataaaataactcaatgaacacaattaaacaaatgaaaactgaaagaaaaaaacgtttaatttatattatatttagttttatactTAAACTATTTTACAAATTAACTATTTACTAACAAAAATTAAGCCTGATAAATAAAGTTTTCTCAAACAAGCTTAgcatacaaaaaaacatcaataattCTCTAAATGTGATAGCACAAACTAAAAATGACATATTAGGGCCTATCATGGGCAAATTAAATATAGTGGACCAATACTGAATTTTttaatctgtactggagaattGATTCATTGCATATTTGGTAAAACTAAATAAGACTTTAAAATAGTACAAAAACACATGCCTTCTTGTTCTTTTGCTTCGCGTAGTTGCCATTTTTTACTCTGCCCAGACGGATAGCTCCGTTTTAAAGTCATGTTCATATGTAAAGACGCATATCAGCACATCATGCGCATGTCATTGCCCACTGCATGTTTTCCAAGTATGTAACAGTAATTACATAAATTAGGtattaaaaaggaaatttcCAAATGATTCCTCTAAAGTTGAATCCGCTAATAGTGTCTGTTTCCAAAAGTGTTTCCAACTTGTGTAGTCTGCGTATAGTAAGGATCGGCTCTGAACACAGCAGAGAACTctatcaaatctcctgagctatgaaagagcaacatatGAGACTGTTCCTAGCACTTTAAGCACTGAGGTTTGGCAAaagaggctgtgtgtgtgtttgtctttgtgtgtgtgtagtgttatGGTCTGAATACCTCTGAGTCGGCACAGATGGGTTCTTGCAATCGACTGGACGTTTGTCCTTTGTCTTCCAGTTTGAAAGTACTGGAACAGGAAGAATGTTTAGCTGATCTGATGTCAACGTGAGATCTTTTCATAAACAGTCTGACCGTGTGAAATCAAATCTCACCAGGACCCGCGGCTCAACGGAGCGTCACAGTCGACCGGTGATTTCAACGGCCCGAGACTCTGGATAAGAAATAAAGGGGTTAAAAAGGTTAATGTTTGCAGTTGCACACAAATGTGTATGAGGTCCATTAATACTTGTATGGTGTGCTGTTTAGAAACACACCTAAAGTTTTTCTAATTCCACAATGTGATTTTTTGTGCAgctataattatttataattcaaatgataaaagtttaacttttgccctaatgaaaacaaaattatgtCACGTGTACATTTCTACTCATATTTGTGGCTGTATGAACcgcttttaacatttttaaggtaAAATTAGTCTTCAAAGTCAGTGCTGGTGGTCCAATGGATGACCTGAGTTCGAATCCCGGCCCCTCATCCCATCTTTTCCGGTCTCTCTTGTCTACACTGTGCTGTCTGTCcgtcaaaaaaaaatcttccttCTTTTTAATCGCTTGGTCAATGTCtgaataaactttaaaattgtttaatggaTTTAGAAGACGTGCAAACTGTGAACGATACAGATAGTTTTGTACAGCATCTTTGTAAAACATCAATGATGTCAATTGTGAACAAAATTCTGAGATAAAAAACTGATGTTATACAccataaacatactgtatacaattaaatataaactaaacaaaGCATGATGTTGCTGTTTCACATAGAATTGAACAActggtcatttttatttaatgtctgATGACTTGTATGGATTATTACCTGTGTGCTGGTTCCATTAGATGCCGCTGCAGGaactttctgctctttttctTTAGGGTTTGGTGGATGACGCTTCCGCATGATGTACTCATATGTGCTTATACCCTGAGACACtgtgacaaaacacacaatatgaCATCGTCTAGCAACTTAAGCTTTAGAAACATCGGACCGATACTCACGTAAGTAAATATGGAAGCACAATAAGTGACAAAGCAGTAATAGAGAAGCCAGAGCCAACATGATGCTGATGAAGGCCAACGCCATCAGACTAATAGAGCTGGTTTCCAACGGAGCGGCCGGAAGAAAAACCAGCCACGTTCCATTCCCTTTGACagctggaaaaacacaaacgcATGTAATGAGGTCACATATTCATCTCGTTCTTCATGACTATGAATGTAATAATATTATGGATATcgtgttatcgcaatagcaaaattgtctcaatattacggtggtcacatgactgtatgaaacgataggtcttccgggcctaacagagagaatgtaaaaaaatagatGTCCATCCATCTAATACTCTGTAATAGGAAAACAACATGAGCGTTCAGGTGTGACGACCTGTAAATGAGTTCAGACACACGACACACAGCGTTACCCTGAAACTGTGGAGCGCTGCGCAGAAGCGCCGGGTTCACGTAGTGTGCGATGAAGACGAACAACACGACAAGAATAATCAGACACGTTCCCAACACAGCCGAGGAGATAGCCACGAAGAAAAACCTGATAAAAGAATGAAGATATGAACATCCAGACAGGCCATGCAACCCAAACAGCATGAAATGACACTTCTGCTCACCAGTAGTTTCTGCTTCCGACGCAGTTGTTCAGCCATTTGCAGTGATGGTCAAAGTCTGCGACGCATTTGTTGCAGGTGCTGCAGTGTTTGGCTTTGGGTCCCCTGCAGAAAAGAACGTTAATCAGACTTTTTCTAGGTTTGTTTTCATTCCCTCCGGTGTGCTTTTATCATGTTGCTGTACATACACATCCACCTCACAGAGGATACAGCGCAGATTATCAatgacatgtttatgtttggtgTTGTCAAACACGGGCATGGGGCTGGAGTAATCCTTCCTG
This region includes:
- the zdhhc11 gene encoding palmitoyltransferase ZDHHC11 encodes the protein MTNLSCFGRPRRRTVPQNGGSRSDLLRVPLHSRVNGWSLPLHVFQLIAWLIYSFMAIVTFGIYIPLLPPPWSFAAYTFIGTAFLLHLLTHVAAVTTDPADVSVRSRKDYSSPMPVFDNTKHKHVIDNLRCILCEVDVGPKAKHCSTCNKCVADFDHHCKWLNNCVGSRNYWFFFVAISSAVLGTCLIILVVLFVFIAHYVNPALLRSAPQFQAVKGNGTWLVFLPAAPLETSSISLMALAFISIMLALASLLLLCHLLCFHIYLLSQGISTYEYIMRKRHPPNPKEKEQKVPAAASNGTSTQSLGPLKSPVDCDAPLSRGSCTFKLEDKGQTSSRLQEPICADSEMEAARRERHTDYSSEAPTQMIPGEPMMSLPVGCNLSEVEKPQGAGQSGTTRVEGIPVVQDPLGSSIMDTTVVHQQLMTDTQPEAVYPQCLGLKETM